One part of the Bacillus sp. FJAT-27916 genome encodes these proteins:
- the ylbJ gene encoding sporulation integral membrane protein YlbJ, which produces MNKSVFKSITLAGAAVLMASALIIMPEESFEASVRGLDIWLEIVFPSLLPFLIISEMLIAFGVVKFLGVFLEPFMRPLFKVPGAGGFVWAMGLASGNPSGAKLTARLRQDGQLTRVEAERLVSFTSSSNPLFIFGAVSVGFFLNPELGILLAISHYASNIGVGLMMRFYGRNEEKKQLEEEGSKKPFSILEAFKIMHRTRLDDKRPFGKILGEAVNSSVQTLLMIGGFIIIFSVINKVLFHLHITAFAASLFSSIFVFLDLPQTLSIPFVSGLFEITLGSQLTSQVENVTLMQQAVITSALLAFGGFSIQAQVASILAETDIRFKPFFLARLLHTLLSGLITWLLFNPIYVGLRNRSQNSNVEETFAASHGKAEEILSFLAQSGPLITLLTLLAYCLLLLHAHRQAHLK; this is translated from the coding sequence TTGAATAAATCGGTTTTTAAATCCATCACCCTGGCAGGTGCCGCTGTCTTAATGGCCTCTGCTCTTATTATCATGCCCGAGGAATCCTTTGAAGCTTCCGTGCGCGGTCTTGATATTTGGCTTGAAATTGTCTTTCCTTCCTTATTGCCATTTCTCATCATATCAGAAATGCTGATTGCCTTTGGCGTGGTCAAATTCCTCGGGGTTTTTCTCGAGCCCTTCATGCGTCCTTTATTCAAGGTACCAGGTGCCGGCGGTTTCGTCTGGGCTATGGGCCTTGCCTCAGGCAACCCCTCCGGCGCCAAGCTAACTGCACGCCTCAGACAGGATGGTCAGCTGACAAGGGTAGAAGCGGAACGTTTAGTTTCCTTCACGAGCTCTTCTAACCCCTTGTTTATTTTTGGCGCTGTTTCGGTAGGTTTTTTTCTTAATCCCGAGCTCGGTATTCTACTTGCGATCTCTCATTATGCCAGCAATATTGGCGTTGGACTGATGATGCGGTTCTATGGCCGCAATGAGGAAAAGAAACAGCTTGAAGAAGAAGGGAGCAAAAAGCCTTTTTCTATTTTAGAGGCCTTCAAAATCATGCATCGTACGCGTTTGGATGATAAGCGCCCTTTTGGGAAAATTCTTGGAGAAGCCGTTAATTCCTCTGTCCAGACGCTCTTAATGATCGGTGGATTTATCATTATTTTCTCTGTCATTAATAAAGTTTTATTCCATTTACATATCACCGCTTTTGCTGCCAGCCTGTTTTCAAGTATTTTTGTCTTTTTGGACTTGCCGCAAACGTTAAGTATTCCCTTTGTCTCAGGTCTTTTTGAAATCACCCTGGGCAGCCAGCTCACCAGTCAGGTCGAAAATGTCACACTTATGCAGCAGGCTGTCATTACAAGCGCCCTGTTGGCCTTTGGCGGCTTCAGTATCCAGGCACAGGTGGCCAGTATCCTCGCTGAAACAGACATCCGCTTTAAGCCTTTCTTCCTGGCAAGGCTGCTTCATACCCTTTTATCCGGCTTAATAACCTGGCTGTTATTTAACCCCATCTACGTGGGTCTTAGAAACCGAAGTCAAAATTCCAACGTTGAGGAGACCTTTGCAGCCTCCCATGGAAAGGCCGAAGAGATTCTTAGCTTCCTTGCCCAAAGTGGTCCTTTAATAACCCTGCTCACCCTGCTGGCTTATTGTCTATTATTGCTGCATGCCCACAGGCAGGCTCACCTCAAATAA
- the coaD gene encoding pantetheine-phosphate adenylyltransferase has translation MKKIAICPGSFDPITYGHLDIIQRGAKIFDEVYVGVLHNSAKKSLFTLEERVRLIEEAAAHIPNVKVESFQGLTVDYAKSKNACAMIRGLRAVTDFEYEMQITSMNRVLNEDVETFFIMTNNQYSFLSSSIVKEVAKYGGDITELVPEPVQLALSRKMQA, from the coding sequence TTGAAAAAAATTGCGATATGTCCGGGGAGCTTTGATCCGATTACATACGGTCATTTGGATATCATTCAGCGAGGCGCAAAGATCTTTGATGAAGTCTATGTAGGAGTACTGCATAATTCGGCTAAAAAGTCGCTGTTTACTTTAGAAGAGAGAGTAAGGTTGATTGAAGAGGCGGCGGCACATATCCCCAATGTGAAAGTGGAAAGTTTTCAGGGATTGACGGTTGATTATGCTAAGAGCAAAAATGCATGTGCGATGATAAGGGGACTGAGGGCTGTAACGGATTTCGAATATGAAATGCAAATTACCTCCATGAATCGTGTATTAAATGAGGATGTCGAGACGTTCTTCATCATGACCAATAATCAGTACTCCTTCCTAAGCTCTTCTATCGTTAAAGAAGTAGCGAAATACGGCGGAGATATAACGGAGCTTGTGCCGGAGCCGGTACAACTAGCGCTGTCCAGGAAAATGCAGGCTTGA
- the rsmD gene encoding 16S rRNA (guanine(966)-N(2))-methyltransferase RsmD: protein MRVISGVCKGRPLKAVPGMTTRPTTDKVKESLFNIIGPYFEGGEVLDLFSGSGSLGLEALSRGMEKGIFVEKDPKALQVIKANIQACRMEEESEVLRSDALRSVKTLGARGIQFSLILMDPPYKVANTIPAILNEIEENHLLTKDGLIICEHGEELDLPEEVGVFVKYRQERYGITAISFYRHQDEA from the coding sequence ATGAGAGTCATTTCAGGTGTATGCAAAGGAAGGCCGTTAAAGGCTGTCCCAGGCATGACAACGAGACCTACGACAGATAAAGTGAAGGAATCATTATTTAATATTATAGGCCCTTACTTTGAAGGCGGAGAAGTGCTGGATTTATTCTCAGGCAGCGGTTCACTAGGTCTGGAAGCTTTGAGCAGAGGGATGGAGAAAGGGATCTTTGTAGAGAAAGACCCGAAAGCCCTGCAGGTAATCAAAGCCAATATCCAAGCCTGCCGAATGGAAGAGGAATCAGAGGTGCTTAGAAGCGATGCGCTCCGTTCTGTAAAGACGCTTGGTGCGAGGGGGATTCAATTCAGTTTGATTTTAATGGACCCTCCATACAAAGTGGCTAATACGATTCCGGCCATCCTGAACGAAATTGAGGAAAATCATCTATTAACGAAGGATGGATTGATTATATGTGAGCATGGTGAGGAGCTGGACCTGCCTGAGGAGGTCGGTGTTTTCGTTAAATACCGCCAAGAGAGGTACGGAATTACGGCTATTTCATTTTATCGACATCAGGATGAAGCATAG
- a CDS encoding DUF7147 family protein — MNQRFIELGQGFSDLYELLELAKSNAYRTNYFLCLEAVSSTGKKSMSFVLILKKSSFGDFIPLYICREGIPVLEGKLTKRYELFEQAAKEQSKTVIHMEVRHSDTFADRELYYQYLIGILRMNRYLPPLQ, encoded by the coding sequence ATGAATCAACGTTTTATTGAGCTGGGACAAGGCTTTTCAGACCTGTATGAGCTGCTCGAGCTCGCCAAGTCAAATGCATACAGGACTAATTACTTCTTATGCTTAGAGGCCGTATCTTCTACAGGCAAAAAAAGCATGTCCTTTGTGCTTATTCTGAAGAAATCCTCTTTTGGCGATTTCATTCCTTTATATATTTGCCGGGAAGGCATTCCCGTGCTTGAAGGGAAACTCACCAAGCGATATGAGTTATTTGAGCAGGCCGCCAAAGAGCAAAGCAAGACCGTTATACATATGGAGGTACGCCATTCCGATACATTTGCCGACCGGGAGCTTTATTATCAATACTTAATCGGTATTTTAAGAATGAACCGCTACCTGCCGCCATTGCAATAA
- a CDS encoding YlbG family protein: MFVERQSLVVWLHSLKQVKTLRKIGNLHYVSRKLKYAVLYVNMDDIEAVSQKLSSYSFVKRVDLSQKPFIKTEFESKKHEKEKDEYKIGI, from the coding sequence ATGTTTGTAGAAAGACAAAGCCTGGTAGTATGGCTGCATAGTTTAAAACAGGTGAAAACGCTGCGTAAAATTGGGAACCTCCATTATGTTTCGCGCAAATTAAAATATGCTGTATTATATGTAAATATGGACGATATTGAGGCAGTCTCGCAGAAATTATCCTCTTATTCGTTTGTCAAACGGGTGGATCTTTCGCAGAAGCCGTTCATTAAGACTGAGTTTGAAAGCAAGAAGCATGAAAAAGAGAAAGATGAATATAAGATAGGCATATAA
- a CDS encoding YlbF family regulator: MLATIETVEIMDHAERLAQEIIQSEVGLHYLDSLKKMRLDQAAQEKIRTFNSMKDSYEEVQRFGRYHPDYRTVTKAIREAKREMDLHPSIIEYKQAENHLQQLLDEVSVLIGHSVSPHIKVPTGNPFFESSCGGGCGSGGSCGCS, from the coding sequence ATGCTTGCAACTATTGAAACCGTAGAAATAATGGATCATGCGGAAAGACTAGCACAGGAAATTATCCAGTCAGAGGTTGGACTTCATTACTTAGACAGCCTCAAGAAGATGAGACTGGATCAGGCTGCACAAGAAAAAATACGAACCTTCAATTCCATGAAGGATTCCTATGAAGAGGTTCAGCGTTTTGGAAGATATCATCCGGATTACAGAACGGTGACGAAGGCCATTCGCGAGGCAAAAAGAGAAATGGATTTACATCCATCCATTATAGAATATAAACAAGCTGAGAATCATTTGCAGCAATTGCTTGATGAGGTTAGTGTGCTGATCGGGCATTCTGTATCTCCGCATATTAAGGTGCCGACGGGCAATCCTTTCTTCGAGTCTTCCTGTGGAGGAGGCTGCGGAAGCGGCGGCAGCTGCGGCTGCTCATAA
- a CDS encoding YlbE-like family protein, with translation MQNFLRQQPMWYKRLSRNPQDLAVFETEAKYFFKKSIPDRVLQLSNSVQMASMMVSMFQSMSMNSGS, from the coding sequence TTGCAGAATTTTTTGAGACAGCAGCCGATGTGGTATAAACGATTGTCCAGGAATCCTCAGGATTTAGCCGTCTTTGAAACGGAGGCAAAATATTTTTTTAAGAAATCTATCCCAGACCGAGTCTTGCAGCTGTCGAACAGCGTTCAAATGGCCTCCATGATGGTTTCAATGTTCCAGTCCATGTCTATGAACAGCGGTTCTTGA
- a CDS encoding YlbD family protein — protein MDDSKLHPSVREFKQFLKDNPKIVKDVRLGKKTWQDLYEDWSLLGEKDERWTEYMDDDVKAPKAVEESPPKGEKVELISQLFSQLKNMDPDQIQKQISNISQALGAIQGVISQFQSSPGKNEQPSSAPVSKNPFSFRQD, from the coding sequence ATGGATGACTCTAAGCTGCATCCTTCCGTGAGGGAATTCAAACAATTTTTAAAGGATAACCCCAAAATAGTCAAAGATGTGAGGCTTGGCAAAAAGACATGGCAGGATCTTTATGAGGACTGGTCCTTGCTTGGGGAAAAGGATGAGCGATGGACAGAATATATGGATGATGATGTCAAAGCGCCAAAAGCTGTTGAGGAGAGCCCGCCAAAAGGAGAGAAGGTTGAATTGATATCGCAGCTGTTTAGCCAGTTGAAGAATATGGACCCTGATCAAATACAAAAGCAAATATCGAATATCAGCCAAGCGCTAGGGGCCATTCAAGGTGTTATTTCCCAGTTTCAATCCTCTCCAGGGAAGAATGAGCAGCCTTCATCCGCACCGGTAAGCAAGAATCCATTCAGTTTTCGTCAAGACTAA